One Candidatus Methylomirabilota bacterium DNA segment encodes these proteins:
- a CDS encoding hotdog fold thioesterase translates to MSDPGDDAVPAELGRRIQDDPWARALGLEYLELRRGYCRVALQLQPHMMNYQGAPHGGVIFSLADVAFGAACNSHGEPAVALSVTIDYLATAAPHVRLIAEARERKQGRRAGFYDIVVRDAAGMLVASVHCVAHRVGRDA, encoded by the coding sequence GTGAGCGACCCGGGCGACGACGCAGTGCCCGCGGAGCTCGGTCGCCGCATCCAGGACGATCCCTGGGCTCGGGCGCTCGGCCTCGAGTATCTCGAGCTGAGACGCGGCTACTGCCGCGTCGCCCTCCAGCTCCAGCCCCACATGATGAACTACCAGGGCGCGCCGCACGGCGGCGTCATCTTCTCTCTCGCCGACGTCGCCTTCGGCGCAGCCTGCAACTCACACGGTGAGCCCGCCGTGGCCCTGAGCGTGACCATCGACTACCTCGCCACGGCCGCGCCGCACGTCCGGCTCATCGCCGAGGCGCGCGAGCGCAAGCAGGGGCGGCGCGCCGGGTTCTACGACATCGTGGTGAGGGACGCCGCGGGGATGCTGGTCGCGAGCGTTCACTGCGTCGCCCACCGGGTCGGGCGCGACGCTTAG
- a CDS encoding helix-turn-helix domain-containing protein, with protein MSDTLANERRLQILTWLKQPRAHFPPQVDGDLVRDGVCGLLIAEKLGVSQPTASKHLRILTQAGLVRTNRIKQWTFYKRDEKRIAEVKRALRSAW; from the coding sequence ATCTCAGACACGCTGGCGAACGAGCGCCGTCTGCAGATCCTCACCTGGCTCAAACAGCCACGAGCTCACTTCCCGCCTCAAGTCGACGGTGATCTCGTGCGCGACGGCGTCTGCGGCCTCTTGATCGCCGAGAAGCTCGGGGTGAGCCAGCCGACCGCCAGCAAACACCTCAGGATCCTGACGCAGGCCGGGCTCGTCCGCACCAATCGGATCAAGCAGTGGACCTTTTATAAGCGGGATGAGAAGCGAATCGCCGAAGTGAAGCGAGCGCTTCGATCCGCCTGGTAG
- a CDS encoding alcohol dehydrogenase catalytic domain-containing protein has product MVTTGPGDYDVMRLEEVPVPSPGPRDVLVRNHASGVCYHDHLIRVGVMKRGIHFPLILGHEGAGVVEAVGDAVRSLKPGDRVTCTQWTEACGVCRFCRTNREPLCSARKFFGHDRDGTYAELFKIQEDSLLPLPPEVGFEEGAILSCAIGTVVAAIRDVGRVQAGEYVLVTGAGGGLGVHAIQVARLCGATVIGQTTSPGKVDVIREAGAHEVVVARDGRFADEVRRLAGGEGVDLVCDNVGAPVFEEALRATARGARYVLVGELTGDQVTFNTARLFLKGVSLLSTTSTSRTQLASVIDLVRRRLLRPMVTERFALAEAPRVHRLMVERKLSGRVLLIP; this is encoded by the coding sequence ATGGTGACGACAGGGCCGGGCGACTACGACGTGATGCGCCTGGAGGAGGTGCCGGTGCCCTCGCCGGGGCCGCGCGACGTCCTCGTCAGGAACCACGCCTCCGGCGTCTGCTACCACGACCATCTCATCCGGGTCGGCGTGATGAAGCGCGGCATCCACTTCCCGCTCATCCTCGGCCACGAGGGAGCGGGCGTGGTGGAGGCGGTGGGGGACGCGGTCCGCTCGCTGAAGCCCGGGGACCGTGTCACCTGCACGCAGTGGACGGAGGCGTGCGGCGTCTGCCGCTTCTGCCGGACGAACCGAGAGCCGCTCTGCAGCGCCCGCAAGTTCTTCGGCCACGACCGCGACGGCACCTATGCCGAGCTTTTCAAGATCCAGGAGGACTCGTTGCTGCCGCTGCCGCCGGAGGTCGGCTTCGAGGAGGGCGCGATCCTCTCCTGCGCCATCGGGACCGTGGTCGCGGCCATCCGTGACGTCGGTCGCGTCCAGGCGGGGGAGTACGTGCTGGTGACGGGGGCAGGGGGCGGCCTCGGGGTCCACGCCATCCAGGTGGCCCGGCTCTGCGGGGCTACCGTCATCGGCCAGACCACCTCTCCCGGGAAGGTGGACGTGATCCGCGAGGCGGGGGCGCACGAGGTGGTGGTGGCGCGGGACGGCCGGTTCGCCGACGAGGTCCGGCGGCTCGCGGGGGGCGAGGGCGTCGATCTCGTCTGCGACAATGTCGGCGCGCCCGTCTTCGAGGAGGCGCTCCGGGCGACGGCACGCGGCGCCCGGTACGTGCTGGTCGGGGAGCTGACAGGTGACCAGGTGACCTTCAACACGGCGCGGCTCTTCCTCAAGGGCGTGAGCCTCCTCAGCACCACCAGCACCTCGCGCACCCAGCTCGCGAGCGTCATCGACCTCGTGCGGCGCCGGCTGCTCCGGCCGATGGTCACCGAGCGCTTCGCGCTCGCCGAGGCGCCGCGGGTTCACCGGCTGATGGTGGAGCGCAAGCTCTCCGGCCGCGTGCTGCTGATCCCGTGA
- a CDS encoding LLM class flavin-dependent oxidoreductase: MSERLSFGVTIAAYPDGTPPAAWWWQFAERAEALGFDSLWAGEHVLFHTETVSAAVLLAGFAARTQRIRLGTAIYLLPLRHPILAAKDLATLDHVTAGRLVVGVGVGGEYPAEFAACGVPLGERGARTDEALGLLRCLWSQDRVTVGGTHFSVEDVTLTPRPVQPGGPPLWIGGRSEPALRRTARAGDGYFPYMLTPSRYRQSLERLEALAVEAGRAPAALERALLVFLAVGDDHDRAVGRAGAELTRIYNQPFEPPLVERFCVVGTPDECAARIAEFREAGVRHFVFNWACPQAAILEQMERVATEVLPKIGR, from the coding sequence GTGAGCGAGAGGCTCAGCTTCGGCGTCACGATCGCCGCCTACCCGGACGGCACGCCACCCGCGGCCTGGTGGTGGCAGTTCGCGGAGCGGGCGGAGGCGCTCGGCTTCGACTCCCTCTGGGCGGGCGAGCACGTGCTCTTCCACACGGAGACCGTCAGCGCGGCCGTCCTCCTTGCCGGCTTCGCCGCCCGCACCCAGCGTATTCGCCTCGGCACCGCCATCTACCTCCTGCCCCTCCGCCACCCCATCCTCGCCGCGAAGGATCTGGCGACACTCGACCACGTGACGGCCGGCCGGCTCGTCGTCGGGGTCGGCGTGGGCGGGGAGTATCCCGCCGAGTTCGCGGCGTGCGGCGTCCCGCTGGGCGAGCGCGGCGCCCGCACCGACGAGGCGCTCGGCCTCCTACGCTGCCTCTGGAGCCAGGACCGCGTGACCGTCGGCGGGACGCACTTCAGCGTGGAGGACGTGACCCTGACACCCCGGCCGGTGCAGCCCGGCGGCCCGCCACTCTGGATCGGCGGCCGCTCGGAGCCTGCCCTGCGGCGCACGGCGCGCGCCGGCGACGGGTACTTCCCCTACATGCTGACGCCCTCACGCTACCGGCAGAGCCTGGAGCGCTTGGAGGCGCTCGCCGTCGAGGCCGGGCGCGCCCCCGCCGCCCTCGAGCGCGCGCTGCTCGTCTTCCTGGCCGTGGGCGACGACCACGATCGCGCCGTCGGGCGCGCAGGCGCGGAGCTCACGCGCATCTACAACCAGCCGTTCGAGCCGCCGCTCGTGGAGCGCTTCTGCGTGGTCGGCACGCCCGACGAGTGCGCGGCCCGGATCGCGGAGTTCCGGGAGGCGGGGGTCCGCCACTTCGTCTTCAACTGGGCGTGCCCGCAGGCCGCGATCCTCGAGCAGATGGAGCGGGTGGCCACCGAGGTGCTGCCGAAGATCGGGCGCTGA
- a CDS encoding OB-fold domain-containing protein, with protein sequence MSGYAKPLPRITPDNGPFWEAARRHELRLQRCLACGQVWYPPAPVCPGCLSDRHQWAPMSGRGTVSSFVVFHKAWFPAFASETPYAVVQVELEEGPRLTANLVDVPPGEIRVGMPVTVVFDDVTPEISIPRFRRAP encoded by the coding sequence ATGAGTGGCTACGCCAAGCCGCTTCCGCGCATCACGCCCGACAACGGCCCATTCTGGGAGGCGGCGCGCCGCCACGAGCTGCGCCTGCAGCGGTGCCTCGCCTGCGGGCAGGTGTGGTACCCGCCTGCCCCCGTCTGCCCGGGTTGCCTCTCCGACCGCCACCAGTGGGCGCCGATGAGCGGCCGGGGGACGGTCTCGAGCTTCGTCGTCTTCCACAAGGCCTGGTTCCCGGCGTTCGCCAGCGAGACCCCCTACGCGGTGGTCCAGGTGGAGCTGGAGGAGGGGCCGCGGCTCACGGCGAACCTGGTGGACGTCCCGCCGGGGGAGATCCGGGTCGGGATGCCGGTGACCGTCGTCTTCGACGACGTGACGCCGGAGATCAGCATCCCGCGCTTCCGCCGGGCGCCGTGA
- a CDS encoding AMP-binding protein has translation MEPPRSRTLGDLLDEMARRYPDGEAVVFERERLTYREYRERVRRLARGLHQLGVRRGDKVALLMGNRTEWLLVDFAVALLGATLVPVSTWSTARELEYVLRHADATTLVTVDRFRGQDYLGMLAALGPGSERLPLLRHVVCLGGERRPGITPFAELWELGARGPEAVVDAAQRAVAPTDIAYILYTSGTTSTPKGVQLQHRGLIENMFNIGERQHLGPADRLWLGISLFWGFGCENALLAVMTHGGCVVLQEAFEPGEALALIERERCTVYYGTPNVALALWEHPDRPHRNLGSLRTGAAIGHPPAMQMVMDLGAREICNVYGLTECYGNCTLTDAHDPVEARLSTIGRPLPGFEIKIADPVSHHPLRPGEIGEITLRGYITPGYYKDPEKNAAAFDAEGFFLTGDLGWFDTDGRLRFHGRLKDVVKTGGLNVSPVEVEQILLGHPAVEQVHVIGVPDPRKEEALAAVVVLKEGASASADELRAFCRQALAAFKVPQHIRFVPREALPLTASGKVQKHRLRESLAAELEGVAADRRVSAERHG, from the coding sequence ATGGAGCCGCCGCGCAGCCGCACCCTCGGCGACCTCCTCGACGAGATGGCGCGGCGCTATCCGGACGGCGAGGCGGTCGTCTTCGAGCGCGAACGCCTCACCTACCGCGAGTACCGCGAGCGCGTGCGGCGGCTCGCGCGAGGCCTCCACCAGCTCGGCGTGAGGCGCGGTGACAAGGTCGCCCTCCTCATGGGCAACCGCACCGAGTGGCTCCTCGTGGACTTCGCGGTGGCCTTGCTCGGCGCCACCCTGGTGCCCGTGAGCACCTGGTCGACGGCGCGCGAGCTCGAGTACGTGCTCCGCCACGCCGACGCCACGACGCTGGTCACCGTCGACCGCTTCCGCGGCCAGGACTACCTCGGGATGCTCGCGGCCCTCGGCCCCGGCAGCGAGCGGCTGCCGCTCCTGCGCCACGTCGTCTGCCTGGGCGGCGAGCGCCGGCCCGGCATCACCCCGTTCGCCGAGCTCTGGGAGCTCGGGGCGCGGGGCCCCGAGGCCGTGGTCGACGCGGCCCAGCGGGCAGTGGCGCCCACCGACATCGCCTACATCCTCTACACGTCCGGCACCACGTCGACGCCGAAGGGCGTCCAGCTGCAGCATCGCGGGCTCATCGAGAACATGTTCAACATCGGCGAGCGCCAGCACCTGGGACCCGCCGACCGCCTCTGGCTCGGCATCTCGCTCTTCTGGGGCTTCGGCTGCGAGAACGCCCTCCTCGCCGTCATGACGCACGGCGGCTGCGTGGTGCTCCAGGAGGCGTTCGAGCCCGGCGAGGCGCTCGCCCTCATCGAGCGCGAGCGGTGCACCGTCTACTACGGCACCCCGAACGTCGCGCTGGCCCTCTGGGAGCACCCCGACCGTCCCCACCGGAACCTCGGCTCGCTCCGCACGGGCGCGGCCATCGGACACCCACCCGCGATGCAGATGGTAATGGACCTCGGCGCCCGCGAGATCTGCAACGTGTACGGCCTCACCGAGTGCTATGGCAACTGCACGCTCACCGACGCCCACGACCCCGTGGAGGCGCGCCTCTCCACGATCGGCCGGCCGCTGCCGGGGTTCGAGATCAAGATCGCCGACCCCGTCAGCCACCACCCGCTGCGCCCGGGCGAGATCGGCGAGATCACGCTCCGCGGCTACATCACCCCCGGCTACTACAAGGACCCCGAGAAGAACGCGGCCGCCTTCGACGCCGAGGGCTTCTTCCTCACGGGGGACCTCGGGTGGTTCGACACCGACGGGCGCCTCCGCTTCCACGGCCGTCTCAAGGACGTGGTGAAGACCGGCGGCCTCAACGTCTCCCCCGTCGAGGTCGAGCAGATCCTCCTCGGCCACCCGGCTGTCGAGCAGGTCCACGTCATCGGCGTCCCCGACCCGCGCAAGGAGGAGGCGCTGGCCGCCGTGGTCGTGCTGAAGGAGGGCGCGAGCGCCTCCGCCGATGAGCTCAGGGCCTTCTGCCGCCAGGCCCTCGCCGCCTTCAAGGTCCCGCAGCACATCCGCTTCGTCCCCCGCGAGGCCCTGCCCCTCACCGCCTCCGGCAAGGTGCAGAAGCATCGGCTGCGCGAGAGTCTGGCCGCCGAGCTCGAGGGTGTCGCCGCCGACCGCCGGGTCTCGGCGGAGCGCCATGGCTGA
- a CDS encoding ABC transporter ATP-binding protein, whose translation MLKVSGLSVAYGGLQALAGVSLDVAEGEFVTIVGPNGAGKTTLLKAVGGSVPAAAGGIEYRGRDIRTLPSHARAQLGIAHVPEGRKVFSSLTVLENLEMGSYRPLARRRRAEGLDTVLGLFPILGERRQQLAGSLSGGEQQMLALGRGLMAQPELLLLDEPSQGLGPRIVEGIFEAIAAIRKSRRITILLVEQRVVEALDLCDRGYVLETGRVVLEGDRETLLADPRVQHAYLGA comes from the coding sequence ATGCTGAAGGTTTCTGGACTCAGCGTCGCCTACGGCGGGCTCCAGGCCCTGGCCGGCGTCTCCCTCGACGTGGCGGAGGGCGAGTTCGTCACGATCGTGGGGCCGAACGGCGCCGGCAAGACGACGCTTCTGAAAGCGGTCGGGGGCAGCGTGCCGGCGGCGGCCGGCGGCATCGAGTACCGCGGGCGGGACATCCGGACGCTGCCGTCGCACGCCCGGGCTCAGCTCGGCATCGCCCACGTGCCGGAGGGGCGGAAGGTCTTCTCCTCGCTCACCGTGCTGGAAAACCTCGAGATGGGCTCCTACCGGCCCCTGGCGCGCCGGAGGCGGGCGGAGGGCCTCGACACCGTCCTCGGGCTCTTCCCCATCCTCGGCGAGCGGCGCCAGCAGCTTGCCGGGTCGCTCTCCGGCGGCGAGCAGCAGATGCTCGCCCTCGGCCGCGGCCTGATGGCCCAGCCCGAGCTGCTCCTGCTCGACGAGCCCTCTCAGGGCCTCGGGCCGCGCATCGTAGAGGGGATCTTCGAGGCCATCGCCGCCATCCGGAAGAGCCGCCGGATCACGATCCTGCTCGTGGAGCAGCGGGTGGTGGAGGCCCTCGATTTGTGCGACCGCGGCTACGTGCTGGAGACGGGTCGGGTGGTGCTGGAGGGCGACCGAGAGACGCTCCTCGCCGACCCGCGCGTGCAGCACGCCTACCTGGGGGCGTGA